A single genomic interval of Arthrobacter globiformis harbors:
- a CDS encoding ABC transporter permease → MTTAQIDTSFDAAAARSRLRRQTLATALSRYGVLIPFVIVAIICVAAVPNFFAGNNLANMLVNASIAAIIGYGMTVVIALRGLDLSVGSIQGLSACLLTLFLTSGGLFAGIGAGLLTGLLVGLINGILVAYLKVPSFLATLGTLGAIRGVALLVTDGQTLGGNDAFLSTLANGRFFGVPIPFILAIVLLAGLYVLMQYTPFGRHVCAVGGSPEAAAESGINVRRVTLVAFVIAGLTAGLGGVLLAGQLGNVTGNLGVGLELQIIAIAVLGGTSLAGGSANLPGTFIAGLLLAMIASALNQLNVPSFYQNLAIGVLLIFALSLDSIRRHIHRRILLEG, encoded by the coding sequence ATGACTACCGCACAAATTGACACCAGCTTTGATGCTGCAGCAGCCCGGTCGCGTTTGCGGCGACAGACGCTGGCAACGGCTCTGAGCCGTTATGGCGTGCTCATCCCGTTCGTCATCGTAGCGATCATCTGCGTGGCGGCCGTCCCCAACTTCTTCGCTGGAAACAACCTGGCAAACATGCTGGTCAACGCGTCGATTGCCGCGATCATCGGCTATGGGATGACCGTCGTCATCGCCCTTCGTGGCCTTGATCTCTCCGTCGGATCCATTCAAGGACTCTCGGCCTGCCTGCTGACACTCTTCCTGACAAGCGGAGGACTCTTCGCGGGCATCGGCGCGGGCCTGCTCACCGGGCTGCTCGTCGGTCTCATCAACGGAATCCTGGTGGCATACCTGAAGGTTCCGTCGTTCCTGGCCACCCTCGGTACCCTCGGTGCCATTCGCGGCGTTGCCCTCTTGGTGACTGATGGCCAGACGCTCGGCGGTAACGATGCATTCTTGAGCACGTTGGCGAACGGCAGGTTCTTTGGTGTTCCGATTCCGTTCATTCTTGCGATTGTCTTGCTTGCTGGACTGTACGTGCTCATGCAGTACACCCCGTTCGGACGACACGTCTGCGCTGTAGGCGGCAGCCCTGAGGCGGCAGCCGAAAGCGGAATCAATGTCCGCAGAGTTACCCTGGTTGCCTTCGTTATCGCCGGTCTTACTGCGGGGCTGGGCGGCGTTCTCCTGGCAGGCCAGCTCGGCAATGTCACCGGTAACCTCGGTGTCGGGCTGGAACTGCAGATCATTGCCATTGCGGTCCTTGGCGGAACCAGCCTGGCCGGCGGCAGTGCCAACCTGCCCGGAACGTTCATCGCAGGTCTGCTCCTGGCAATGATTGCCTCGGCGCTAAACCAGCTCAACGTCCCGTCGTTCTACCAAAATCTGGCCATCGGCGTACTGCTCATCTTCGCCCTCTCGCTCGACAGCATCCGGCGCCACATCCACCGACGCATCCTTTTGGAGGGGTGA
- a CDS encoding ABC transporter permease encodes MNAAVDTQTVPTRTRGRVPALGDFLRRYYLQVAVVAMFVILSVVVPNFASQANLSNIAQQASFAGIVACGMTLLIAGGLFDLSVAGITAVSAIVTALVLPSSTIGMAALAGIITGGVLGVVNGVVVTKIRIPPFIATFGMFNIYTAIAFILTGGSILAITSINFQSFATAALGPVPAIFIVFVIVCVASYALLYRTKFGRQLRAVGSNEQAAGMAGIRVDRVKITAFAITGIFTGISAVALAALLSSAAGNMAFGVELSAITIAVVGGTALRGGEGRLLGTFTGAIFITAVNSALNLLGVSSYWQSVSVGLILVLTLIIGALTDRRGAIRGA; translated from the coding sequence ATGAACGCTGCAGTAGACACCCAAACCGTTCCAACCCGTACCCGAGGGCGAGTCCCGGCGCTGGGCGACTTCCTCCGCCGCTACTACCTGCAGGTCGCTGTGGTCGCGATGTTCGTGATCCTCTCGGTTGTCGTTCCTAACTTTGCATCCCAGGCGAACCTCAGCAACATCGCGCAGCAGGCTTCCTTTGCCGGAATCGTCGCCTGCGGGATGACGCTTCTGATCGCCGGCGGCTTGTTCGACCTCTCCGTCGCTGGTATCACGGCAGTGAGCGCCATCGTCACGGCACTCGTCCTCCCGAGCAGCACCATCGGGATGGCGGCCCTTGCCGGAATCATCACCGGCGGGGTGCTTGGTGTGGTCAACGGCGTCGTTGTCACCAAGATCCGCATTCCACCGTTCATCGCGACCTTCGGCATGTTCAATATCTACACGGCCATCGCGTTCATCCTGACGGGCGGCTCGATCCTGGCAATCACATCGATCAACTTCCAGTCATTCGCGACGGCCGCTCTTGGACCCGTGCCGGCAATCTTCATCGTCTTCGTCATCGTGTGCGTGGCATCCTATGCACTCCTCTACCGCACGAAATTCGGCCGGCAGTTGCGGGCGGTGGGCAGCAACGAGCAGGCTGCCGGAATGGCGGGTATCAGGGTTGACCGGGTGAAGATCACTGCCTTTGCCATTACGGGTATTTTCACCGGCATCTCTGCCGTGGCCTTGGCTGCCCTGCTGTCTTCCGCGGCCGGAAACATGGCCTTCGGTGTGGAACTGAGCGCCATCACCATAGCCGTCGTGGGCGGTACGGCCCTGCGCGGCGGTGAGGGCAGGCTGCTGGGGACCTTCACGGGCGCCATCTTCATCACCGCTGTTAACAGCGCGCTGAATCTCCTGGGCGTCAGCTCGTACTGGCAGAGCGTCAGTGTTGGCCTGATCCTGGTGCTGACACTCATCATCGGTGCTCTGACAGACCGCCGCGGCGCTATCCGAGGCGCCTGA
- the nthB gene encoding nitrile hydratase subunit beta, which produces MIGIHDMGGMHGFGKIDTVDNEVFHEPWEGLTFALEKLCAHYGVWLTADEVRHAIEKIGHGTYLTASYYEHWLHAWEPLLIEKGFLTEEELRSRQQAVRDGVDVSVQGPPTTQAEIDELSKALAKTIWEGVPADRKIDARPAFSVGDRVVAVPRPVPTHTRSPRYIWGHTGTVVISHSGYILPDAVSQHLGENPEYLYSVKFEGNDLWDDQAEPGTHFIVDLWESYLAPAGTTN; this is translated from the coding sequence TTGATCGGCATACACGATATGGGCGGGATGCACGGGTTCGGCAAGATTGACACCGTGGACAACGAGGTCTTCCATGAGCCCTGGGAAGGTCTGACGTTCGCCCTTGAGAAGCTTTGCGCCCACTATGGCGTCTGGCTCACAGCTGACGAGGTACGCCATGCAATTGAAAAGATTGGCCATGGCACGTATCTGACCGCAAGCTACTACGAGCACTGGCTGCATGCCTGGGAGCCGCTACTCATCGAGAAGGGCTTCCTCACCGAGGAGGAACTGCGGTCGCGACAGCAAGCCGTCCGGGACGGCGTGGATGTCAGCGTGCAGGGACCGCCGACGACTCAAGCCGAAATCGACGAGCTCTCGAAGGCCCTGGCGAAAACCATCTGGGAAGGCGTCCCCGCCGACCGGAAAATCGACGCCCGCCCGGCCTTCTCAGTGGGAGACCGTGTAGTTGCTGTGCCCCGGCCGGTCCCGACGCACACTCGCTCACCCCGATATATCTGGGGCCACACCGGCACGGTAGTAATCAGTCACAGCGGCTACATCCTTCCCGATGCAGTGTCGCAGCACCTGGGTGAAAACCCGGAGTACCTGTACTCGGTGAAATTTGAGGGCAACGACCTTTGGGACGACCAGGCTGAGCCCGGCACACACTTCATCGTGGATCTGTGGGAGAGCTACCTGGCCCCTGCAGGGACGACAAACTAA
- the nthA gene encoding nitrile hydratase subunit alpha, which yields MSHDHGAGGHHPGELSDGEVRARALESLFREKGYIKGNVVDEIIDTYTHDIGPLNGARAVAKAWVDPDYRERLLADATSALKELGIGGLQGEHMVAVPNTNEVHNVVVCTLCSCYPWPVLGLPPRWYKDAPYRARVVREPRKVLAEFGTTLPAETNIQVWDSSAEVRYLVVPQRPAGTEGLSEEDLVPLITRDSMIGVTLPSVPSEAVAK from the coding sequence ATGTCTCACGATCATGGCGCTGGCGGCCACCATCCCGGGGAACTCTCAGACGGCGAGGTCAGGGCGCGTGCCCTGGAATCACTGTTTCGCGAGAAGGGATACATCAAAGGCAACGTCGTTGACGAAATCATCGACACCTACACACACGACATCGGACCCCTGAACGGCGCCCGCGCCGTTGCCAAGGCCTGGGTCGATCCGGACTACCGCGAGCGGCTCCTTGCCGACGCCACCTCTGCACTGAAAGAGCTGGGGATCGGTGGGCTGCAGGGCGAGCATATGGTCGCCGTTCCCAACACCAACGAGGTACACAACGTGGTGGTCTGCACCCTTTGCTCGTGCTATCCGTGGCCAGTCCTTGGTCTGCCGCCCCGCTGGTACAAGGACGCCCCATATCGGGCGCGTGTGGTCCGTGAACCCCGTAAGGTACTCGCCGAGTTCGGTACAACCCTCCCCGCGGAAACCAATATTCAGGTATGGGACTCCAGCGCGGAGGTCCGTTACCTTGTGGTGCCGCAGCGACCTGCCGGCACGGAAGGCCTGAGCGAGGAGGACCTCGTCCCACTCATCACACGGGACTCCATGATTGGTGTGACACTACCGTCGGTTCCCTCCGAGGCGGTGGCAAAATGA
- a CDS encoding nitrile hydratase accessory protein → MSPNCPSPAEVSESTSRVRLDDLNGDAAVPRSNGEIIFDAPWHARAFGMAVSLCQDGHFEWSEFQKAISNEIARTGQQGVDEYYECWLAALSEVMSSQVDPTDLAEREGEFRSHDRDEVF, encoded by the coding sequence ATGAGCCCCAACTGCCCCTCACCGGCTGAGGTCTCTGAATCCACCTCCCGGGTCCGTCTTGACGATTTGAATGGCGATGCCGCGGTACCCCGCAGCAACGGAGAGATCATTTTTGATGCGCCTTGGCATGCCCGCGCCTTTGGGATGGCAGTAAGCCTCTGCCAGGATGGCCACTTCGAGTGGTCCGAATTCCAGAAGGCCATCTCGAATGAAATCGCCCGCACAGGCCAACAAGGCGTTGACGAGTACTACGAATGCTGGCTGGCAGCGCTTTCGGAGGTCATGTCGTCACAAGTGGATCCGACCGACTTGGCCGAACGCGAAGGCGAGTTCCGCAGCCACGACCGCGACGAAGTGTTCTAG
- a CDS encoding amidase, with product MSISPLAGTGGEQRPATLAEMAAAIRSGKTTSVAAVEQSIAAADKYDEAVGMFLARFNEQALEAATAADEALEAGKPVGTLHGVPLGIKDIFGTTEGPTTAQSLVHDPQVLQGDAAAVQRLRQAGGIIMGKLTTMEFATGEPDPTKPFPVPRSSWSLKHWAGGSSSGSGSSVSLGAAYGALGSDTGGSIRIPAAYCGISGLMPTYGRVPKSGTVPLGFTVDHVGPMARSAQDCALMLDVLAGPDASDPTASDVPVGQYAAGLTGDLAGVRIGVDRMENVTDEYDAALSPAFDAALEVFAKLGADIVEVKIPHYAEMTTVDEILMYGEALTYHLPDMQRRWKDYGLATRLAIGTALFYSATDYVQAQRARRVGQKAIKETFKHVDLILMPTAGGGAAALERMEKGYFHGFGPIYTAYWDTLGNPVLGIPFGFTDEQLPLGLQIAGRPFEEELILRAGDAFQRLTDWHLRVPDPLAQVVAAPAPKL from the coding sequence ATGAGCATTTCCCCCCTCGCCGGCACCGGCGGAGAGCAACGTCCAGCGACGTTGGCCGAAATGGCAGCCGCGATACGTTCCGGCAAGACAACCAGCGTGGCCGCCGTCGAACAATCAATCGCTGCGGCGGACAAGTACGACGAGGCGGTCGGCATGTTCCTGGCGCGCTTTAATGAACAGGCGCTGGAAGCAGCCACAGCAGCAGATGAAGCCTTGGAGGCCGGAAAGCCGGTTGGGACGCTGCATGGTGTGCCCTTGGGCATCAAAGACATATTCGGGACCACTGAGGGCCCGACCACGGCGCAATCCCTCGTTCATGACCCGCAGGTACTGCAGGGCGATGCAGCTGCAGTGCAGCGGCTTCGCCAGGCCGGAGGCATCATCATGGGCAAGCTGACGACGATGGAATTCGCCACCGGTGAACCGGACCCGACCAAGCCCTTCCCGGTCCCACGATCATCCTGGTCGCTGAAGCACTGGGCCGGGGGAAGCAGCTCCGGTTCGGGCAGCTCGGTCTCACTGGGTGCAGCGTACGGGGCACTGGGAAGCGACACCGGAGGGTCAATCCGCATCCCGGCCGCTTACTGCGGCATATCAGGACTCATGCCGACCTACGGACGGGTACCAAAGTCGGGAACGGTGCCGCTTGGCTTCACTGTCGACCACGTAGGTCCAATGGCACGTTCGGCGCAGGACTGCGCCCTCATGCTTGACGTTCTCGCGGGCCCGGATGCGTCGGATCCCACAGCATCAGATGTTCCTGTGGGGCAGTACGCTGCCGGTCTCACAGGCGACCTGGCAGGCGTGCGCATAGGCGTCGACCGCATGGAAAACGTAACGGACGAGTACGATGCCGCCCTCTCCCCGGCATTCGATGCAGCGCTGGAGGTGTTTGCCAAGCTAGGCGCCGACATCGTGGAAGTGAAGATTCCGCACTACGCGGAGATGACCACCGTGGACGAGATCCTGATGTACGGGGAGGCACTTACTTATCACCTTCCCGACATGCAGCGACGGTGGAAGGACTACGGGCTGGCGACCCGCCTTGCAATAGGCACGGCACTCTTTTACAGCGCCACCGACTATGTCCAGGCCCAACGTGCGCGCCGTGTTGGGCAAAAGGCCATCAAGGAGACGTTCAAGCATGTTGATTTGATCCTGATGCCGACTGCCGGCGGCGGAGCGGCGGCCTTGGAACGGATGGAAAAGGGTTACTTCCACGGTTTCGGGCCCATCTACACCGCCTACTGGGACACGCTGGGCAATCCCGTCCTCGGTATTCCTTTCGGATTCACCGACGAACAGCTTCCACTTGGCCTCCAGATTGCAGGCCGGCCGTTCGAAGAGGAGCTCATTCTCAGGGCGGGGGACGCTTTCCAACGCCTGACTGACTGGCACCTGAGGGTGCCGGACCCGCTCGCCCAAGTCGTCGCCGCTCCAGCGCCGAAACTTTGA
- a CDS encoding CbtB domain-containing protein, translated as MSTIIPSLVRRSPSALAVVGALFAVAASLVVLYLVQFDAGQLSRAGMLLHEVMHDGRHLLGVPCH; from the coding sequence ATGAGCACCATCATCCCCTCCCTGGTCCGGCGCAGTCCAAGTGCCTTGGCGGTCGTCGGAGCGCTGTTCGCCGTGGCGGCGTCGCTAGTCGTTCTTTACCTGGTGCAGTTCGACGCAGGGCAACTGTCCCGGGCGGGCATGCTGCTTCACGAAGTCATGCACGATGGCCGGCACCTCCTGGGCGTCCCATGTCACTGA
- a CDS encoding CbtA family protein, with product MSLTAVKNVVDLTLRSAVLRGLLAGLIAGLLAGGVAYVTGESLVDQAISIEEAGAAPHSHDSTVAGEDHKHGTEDSPLISRDGQRAGLFLATSLTGGAFGVLLAVVWFALTRKLVNGPKTQTILSLAVAGWTATAAVPWLLVPPNPPAVGATETIDYRTHLWVIAVLLGLTAVITWFMVCRWEESRPGSSILLKALPGLAAAAIVIVGWRILPESGTDYSGFPADLLWNFRLASAATQLTLWLALGIAFQFLIERRAMRN from the coding sequence ATGTCACTGACCGCAGTCAAGAACGTCGTCGATCTTACGCTGCGCAGCGCTGTACTCCGCGGCCTGCTCGCAGGGCTGATCGCCGGTCTCCTGGCCGGTGGCGTCGCCTATGTCACCGGGGAAAGCCTGGTGGATCAAGCCATCTCAATAGAGGAAGCCGGCGCCGCTCCGCACAGTCATGACTCGACTGTGGCAGGGGAAGATCACAAACACGGCACTGAAGACAGCCCGCTGATTTCACGCGACGGGCAACGCGCCGGACTGTTTCTGGCGACGTCTTTAACCGGCGGCGCCTTCGGGGTGCTGCTCGCCGTCGTTTGGTTTGCACTGACTCGAAAGCTGGTTAATGGGCCAAAGACGCAAACCATCCTGTCCCTCGCAGTGGCAGGATGGACCGCCACAGCCGCAGTTCCCTGGCTCTTGGTACCGCCAAACCCTCCGGCCGTGGGTGCCACCGAAACAATCGACTATCGAACCCACCTATGGGTCATTGCTGTGCTTCTTGGCCTGACGGCCGTTATCACCTGGTTCATGGTGTGCCGGTGGGAGGAATCCCGGCCCGGATCATCAATACTCCTCAAAGCTCTTCCAGGCCTGGCAGCGGCAGCCATAGTCATCGTGGGCTGGCGGATACTTCCTGAAAGCGGAACGGACTACTCCGGTTTCCCTGCCGACCTCCTTTGGAATTTCCGGCTCGCCTCCGCAGCAACCCAGCTCACTTTGTGGCTCGCCCTCGGTATCGCGTTCCAATTCCTCATTGAACGCAGGGCAATGAGAAATTGA
- a CDS encoding histidine phosphatase family protein, producing the protein MNLTFIRHGLCRQTREARFGADGPLDSSCVPLARIEDTPAVCSPTAISRESAAALGLKAVPDPKLSPANYGYWNGLPLQAVQPDELRQWRSDPDYRGHGGESIVDLLQRTSQWLGQLDRTQDLIIVTHAENIRAAVAVTSDNIDAYWSDPLCHLRAFDSYALSL; encoded by the coding sequence TTGAACCTCACCTTCATCCGTCACGGGCTTTGCAGGCAAACCCGAGAGGCCCGTTTCGGCGCAGACGGCCCTCTCGACAGTTCATGCGTACCCCTAGCCCGCATAGAAGATACCCCGGCTGTTTGTTCTCCAACCGCCATCAGCCGGGAGTCAGCCGCGGCACTGGGACTCAAGGCTGTTCCGGACCCGAAATTGTCTCCAGCCAACTACGGTTACTGGAACGGACTGCCGCTGCAGGCCGTCCAGCCGGACGAACTTCGGCAGTGGCGATCAGACCCAGACTACAGAGGTCACGGGGGCGAGAGCATCGTCGACTTGCTGCAGCGCACAAGCCAATGGCTGGGGCAGCTGGACCGGACGCAGGACTTGATTATCGTCACTCATGCGGAAAACATCAGGGCCGCGGTAGCCGTCACTAGCGACAACATCGATGCCTACTGGTCAGACCCCCTGTGCCACCTTCGCGCCTTTGACTCCTACGCCCTGAGCCTCTGA
- a CDS encoding SDR family oxidoreductase: MRYRRARICWGRAREHGIRANTISPGLVSTPLTRSLTALPGVMNAYLERISAKHRAQPDEIASMAVLLPS, from the coding sequence GTGCGATATCGGCGAGCAAGAATTTGCTGGGGAAGAGCGCGGGAGCACGGCATCCGGGCCAACACCATCTCGCCGGGACTGGTGTCCACTCCGCTGACCCGCTCATTGACCGCTTTGCCGGGAGTGATGAATGCCTACCTCGAGCGAATCTCGGCAAAGCACCGCGCCCAACCGGATGAAATCGCATCCATGGCAGTCCTCCTCCCTTCCTAA
- a CDS encoding OsmC family protein, which translates to MSQSEVAQAISRSRQYLNESPEKARSRDSTATAVLEDGLRVRVDGPHGWSLVTDMGPGVGGKGSAPTPGWMLRSASAACLVSLIAMRAAEKGVSLNLLEVDVDSESDDRGLLGIGKDTPAGPLALRTVVRIAAKDTEEAALRDIVRWADEHSPVDDAVRRAVPVELTVVIG; encoded by the coding sequence ATGTCGCAATCGGAAGTAGCCCAAGCCATCAGCAGGTCTCGGCAGTACTTGAACGAAAGCCCGGAGAAGGCCCGCTCCCGCGACTCAACGGCCACTGCCGTGCTGGAAGATGGGCTCCGGGTCCGGGTTGACGGCCCCCACGGCTGGTCCTTGGTGACGGACATGGGGCCAGGAGTTGGCGGGAAGGGTTCGGCGCCTACTCCTGGATGGATGCTGCGCTCGGCAAGCGCCGCCTGCTTGGTCTCGCTCATCGCCATGCGTGCCGCCGAAAAGGGAGTGAGCCTAAACCTGCTCGAAGTTGATGTGGACAGTGAATCTGATGACCGCGGTCTGCTGGGAATCGGTAAGGACACTCCTGCAGGACCCCTCGCACTGCGCACAGTGGTCCGCATAGCAGCCAAAGACACCGAAGAGGCCGCTCTCCGCGACATCGTTCGATGGGCAGACGAGCATTCCCCCGTCGACGATGCAGTCCGCCGCGCTGTCCCAGTGGAGCTGACCGTTGTGATCGGCTGA
- a CDS encoding helix-turn-helix domain-containing protein has translation MAPLLALAILVLLVSVFGVALFSSETRAPANSEAEEKWSKRLLISAVILMPVTAAPLVFVAMPEAVPNRAFAGTSVASLLLLTALTILAVSGLFMRRGRAFHLASVSGALISLVLILWALGMFEDWVLLIAAAITSVLLIFYYRLNILGKDRKAVLRDAKKEGWDGRGPGIFMFAAILVAYFLSSALVLGTRSLLEWPMRKELPAELKELWRGAGGSEVNLSESLQVPPVYAAIGGLLLFGILLALLGMLPACWWLISERGLSPMRPPPSAEPLPRQPPTYYNDIDVEPGATEPGSQRQDMTYRRRRLSAATQRGEAAFGLLTLLTWVAVVLAVAASALQNGQEANTTGIRTFLKPYADLIQDDFAEWGVILAATLILGFMVKNAATSADDRPLAVLWDIMCFLPNAAHPFGAPSYSNRVVPELARRMHDWLQNPSSSGGPSKVLLSAHSLGAVLAIAAIFHLKACKPDVDFTRVRLLTYGVQLRSYFGRFFPELFGPQVLGTIPTRGPSLFSIDPWKKARQNEGADPSLDGFTLVHLLGGVVSAGPTSSTISTSPVWKNIWRRTDYLGFPAYAHSENCIDEYADETEPRCSQFKVATHGNYTATTTYLEVRDQMLSDWPLMLSWEQVKEILNLELPVIDGLVESGELRAAGFDGQKIRRVRADDVEAYMDKASAKNAESITSGHSETETPTDSK, from the coding sequence GTGGCACCACTCTTAGCCCTAGCGATCCTTGTTTTGCTCGTGTCAGTGTTCGGGGTCGCATTATTTTCCTCCGAGACGCGTGCCCCGGCGAACAGTGAAGCAGAAGAAAAGTGGTCTAAGCGCCTTTTGATCAGCGCAGTGATCCTGATGCCCGTGACTGCTGCTCCGCTGGTTTTCGTTGCCATGCCGGAGGCTGTACCGAATCGTGCCTTCGCAGGAACGTCAGTTGCTTCGCTCCTCCTGCTGACGGCACTGACGATCTTGGCCGTTTCCGGGCTGTTCATGCGCCGAGGGCGTGCCTTCCATCTTGCATCGGTAAGCGGAGCCTTGATCTCTCTGGTGCTTATCCTGTGGGCGCTTGGCATGTTTGAGGACTGGGTATTACTCATCGCGGCAGCAATAACCTCTGTCCTCCTCATCTTTTACTACCGCTTGAACATCCTCGGAAAGGACAGGAAGGCGGTCCTGCGCGATGCGAAGAAGGAGGGGTGGGACGGTCGGGGTCCAGGTATATTCATGTTCGCTGCCATCCTCGTCGCCTATTTCTTGTCCAGTGCGCTGGTGTTGGGAACCAGGAGTCTTCTGGAGTGGCCGATGAGAAAGGAACTCCCTGCCGAACTAAAGGAATTATGGCGCGGCGCGGGTGGTTCCGAGGTGAATCTTTCCGAGTCCTTGCAAGTTCCCCCCGTATACGCGGCAATAGGCGGACTGCTTCTTTTTGGGATTCTCCTTGCCCTTCTGGGGATGCTGCCTGCCTGCTGGTGGCTGATATCCGAACGTGGGCTCTCACCCATGAGACCTCCACCCAGCGCGGAACCGCTGCCTCGTCAGCCCCCCACCTACTACAACGACATAGATGTGGAACCTGGCGCCACGGAACCTGGATCCCAGCGTCAGGATATGACCTACCGGCGGCGTCGGCTCTCAGCGGCGACCCAGCGCGGCGAAGCGGCGTTCGGACTTCTCACTCTGTTGACATGGGTCGCCGTCGTTCTCGCGGTTGCCGCCAGCGCACTCCAAAACGGTCAAGAAGCTAACACGACGGGCATTCGCACCTTTCTGAAACCTTATGCAGACTTGATTCAGGACGATTTCGCCGAATGGGGCGTCATCCTTGCGGCGACGCTCATCCTCGGCTTTATGGTGAAGAACGCCGCAACTTCCGCAGACGATAGGCCACTCGCAGTCCTTTGGGACATTATGTGTTTCCTCCCAAATGCCGCCCACCCCTTTGGAGCTCCCAGTTACTCAAACCGCGTGGTACCAGAGCTCGCACGGCGGATGCATGACTGGCTCCAGAATCCATCCTCCAGTGGGGGACCTTCAAAGGTTCTCCTGTCGGCCCACAGCCTTGGCGCAGTGCTGGCTATCGCCGCAATTTTCCATCTCAAGGCATGCAAACCAGACGTGGACTTCACGCGAGTCCGGCTGCTCACATACGGCGTGCAGCTTCGGTCATATTTCGGCAGATTTTTTCCAGAGTTGTTCGGACCACAAGTCTTGGGGACCATACCCACCCGCGGGCCGAGCTTGTTCAGCATAGATCCATGGAAGAAGGCCAGGCAGAACGAGGGAGCAGATCCATCGTTGGACGGATTCACACTGGTGCACCTCTTGGGCGGTGTCGTGTCAGCCGGACCAACATCATCGACGATCTCCACGTCGCCGGTATGGAAGAACATTTGGCGCCGAACTGACTATCTGGGCTTTCCTGCCTACGCACATTCTGAAAACTGCATAGACGAATACGCTGACGAAACCGAGCCTCGATGTTCACAGTTCAAAGTGGCGACCCATGGCAATTACACCGCGACGACTACGTACTTAGAGGTCCGGGACCAAATGCTGTCAGATTGGCCTTTGATGCTCTCCTGGGAGCAGGTCAAGGAGATCCTGAACCTTGAGTTGCCGGTTATCGACGGCCTGGTGGAAAGCGGTGAGCTGAGGGCAGCGGGGTTTGACGGCCAGAAGATCCGGCGCGTACGGGCAGACGATGTCGAGGCGTACATGGACAAGGCCAGCGCGAAGAACGCAGAGAGCATCACGTCGGGCCATTCGGAAACCGAGACTCCCACAGACAGCAAATAA